From Enhydrobacter sp., the proteins below share one genomic window:
- the glpD gene encoding glycerol-3-phosphate dehydrogenase, producing the protein MDSRPLDLFVVGGGINGAGIACDAAGRALKVGLCEMNDFASATSSASTKLIHGGLRYLEHYEFRLVREALQEREVLLAKAPHISWPLRFVLPHEPHLRPRWLLRLGLFLYDHLDWRMRLPKSQAVDLANSPFGAGLKPDFAKGFVYSDAWVDDARLVIANLKSAREMGARIFARHRCVSARRSDDGRLWQIELAGPHGTSVHLSARGLVNATGPWVKRFLDEQTHVRTAKRVRLVKGSHIVVPRLHDGEHAFILQNSDNRIAFIVPYEREFSLIGTTDIQVDEGAAPVCSPEEVSYLCELVNHYLARPVSPSDVIWTYSGVRPLFDDGDDDPSAVTRDYHLEVESGTGGAPLLSVFGGKITTYRRLAEHALRDLQPYFPSMGGPWTAEKPLVDGEFADAPSFEAAFEQFVSGAQAVKPQLPKALVRVLARRHGAGLDELLGGARTEADLGRHFGGHLYEAEARYLMREEWAFEPDDVLWRRTKEGLHMTAEQRSEFARWMKQQIPNT; encoded by the coding sequence ATGGACAGCCGGCCGCTCGACCTGTTCGTGGTCGGCGGCGGCATCAACGGGGCGGGAATCGCCTGCGACGCGGCGGGGCGCGCACTCAAGGTCGGACTCTGCGAAATGAACGATTTCGCGAGCGCCACCTCGTCGGCGTCGACCAAGCTGATCCATGGCGGCCTGCGCTATCTCGAGCACTACGAGTTCCGGCTGGTCCGCGAGGCGTTGCAGGAGCGCGAGGTCCTGCTGGCCAAGGCACCGCACATCTCCTGGCCGCTGCGCTTCGTGCTGCCGCATGAACCACACCTGCGGCCGCGCTGGCTGCTGCGGCTCGGTCTTTTTCTCTACGATCATCTCGACTGGCGGATGCGGTTGCCCAAGTCGCAGGCCGTCGACCTCGCGAACTCGCCGTTCGGGGCAGGCCTCAAGCCGGATTTCGCCAAGGGCTTCGTCTATTCCGACGCCTGGGTCGACGATGCCCGGCTCGTCATCGCCAACCTCAAGTCGGCGCGCGAGATGGGAGCGCGCATCTTCGCCCGCCATCGTTGCGTTTCGGCACGCCGCAGCGACGACGGCAGGCTGTGGCAAATCGAGCTCGCAGGCCCCCACGGCACCTCCGTGCATCTGAGCGCGCGCGGCCTGGTCAACGCCACTGGCCCCTGGGTCAAGCGCTTCCTCGACGAACAGACTCATGTGCGCACGGCCAAGCGGGTACGGCTGGTCAAGGGCAGCCATATCGTCGTGCCGCGCCTGCACGACGGCGAGCACGCCTTCATCCTGCAGAACAGCGACAACCGCATCGCCTTCATAGTCCCCTACGAGCGCGAGTTCTCGTTGATCGGGACGACGGACATCCAGGTCGACGAAGGCGCGGCACCGGTCTGTTCGCCCGAGGAGGTCTCCTATCTCTGTGAGCTGGTGAACCACTATCTCGCGCGGCCGGTGTCGCCGTCTGACGTCATCTGGACCTATTCCGGCGTGCGCCCGCTGTTCGACGACGGCGATGACGACCCCTCGGCGGTGACGCGCGACTACCATCTCGAGGTCGAGTCCGGCACCGGCGGCGCGCCGCTGCTCTCGGTGTTCGGCGGCAAGATCACGACCTATCGGCGGCTCGCCGAGCACGCCTTGCGCGACCTGCAGCCCTATTTCCCGTCGATGGGCGGGCCGTGGACGGCGGAAAAGCCACTTGTCGACGGCGAGTTCGCCGACGCGCCGAGCTTCGAGGCGGCGTTCGAGCAGTTCGTGTCGGGTGCACAGGCCGTGAAGCCGCAACTACCGAAAGCCCTCGTGCGCGTTCTCGCGCGGCGCCACGGCGCGGGACTGGACGAACTGCTCGGAGGTGCGAGGACGGAGGCCGACCTCGGCCGGCATTTCGGCGGCCATCTCTACGAGGCCGAGGCACGCTACCTGATGCGCGAGGAATGGGCCTTCGAACCCGACGACGTCCTGTGGCGGCGGACCAAGGAAGGCCTCCATATGACGGCCGAGCAACGATCGGAATTCGCCCGGTGGATGAAGCAACAAATTCCCAACACCTGA
- a CDS encoding glycine--tRNA ligase subunit alpha, which translates to MSKSPLASKPQCFQELILTLQEYWARQGCVILQPYDIEMGAGTFHTATTLRALGPKPWRAAYVQPSRRPGDGRYGENPNRLQHYYQFQAILKPSPTDIVERYLGSLEAIGIDGTLHDIRFVEDDWESPTLGAWGLGWEVWCDGMEITQFTYFQQVGGIEVDLVAGEITYGLERLAMYLFDKTSVYDLPFNRVDSEVPLTYGDVFLQNEKEQSAYNFEHADTDMLFRHFADAEKECGRLIERKLPLPAYEQCIKASHCFNLLEARGVISVTERQSYILRVRGLAKACCEIWLATQKQAAGAA; encoded by the coding sequence GTGTCGAAGTCACCCCTCGCGAGCAAGCCGCAGTGCTTTCAGGAACTCATCCTGACTCTGCAGGAATACTGGGCGCGCCAGGGCTGCGTGATCCTCCAGCCCTACGACATCGAAATGGGCGCCGGCACCTTCCATACGGCGACGACCCTGCGTGCCCTCGGCCCCAAACCGTGGCGGGCGGCCTATGTGCAGCCGTCGCGGCGGCCCGGCGACGGGCGTTACGGCGAAAACCCCAATCGCCTGCAGCACTACTATCAGTTCCAGGCGATTCTGAAGCCGTCGCCAACCGACATCGTCGAACGCTATCTCGGCTCGCTCGAGGCGATCGGCATCGACGGCACTTTGCACGACATCCGCTTCGTCGAGGACGACTGGGAGAGTCCGACGCTCGGCGCCTGGGGACTGGGCTGGGAAGTGTGGTGCGACGGCATGGAGATCACCCAGTTCACCTATTTCCAGCAGGTGGGCGGTATCGAGGTCGACCTGGTGGCCGGCGAGATCACCTACGGTCTCGAGCGGCTGGCCATGTATCTGTTCGACAAGACGTCGGTCTACGATCTGCCGTTCAACCGGGTCGATTCCGAAGTACCGCTGACCTACGGCGACGTGTTCCTGCAGAACGAGAAGGAACAGTCGGCCTACAATTTCGAGCACGCCGACACCGACATGCTGTTCCGCCACTTCGCCGATGCGGAGAAGGAATGCGGGCGGCTGATCGAGCGCAAGCTGCCGCTGCCCGCCTACGAGCAATGCATCAAGGCCTCGCATTGCTTCAACCTGCTCGAAGCACGCGGCGTGATCAGCGTCACCGAGCGGCAGAGCTACATCCTGCGCGTGCGCGGCCTCGCCAAGGCGTGCTGCGAGATCTGGCTTGCCACCCAGAAGCAGGCGGCGGGGGCGGCATGA
- the glyS gene encoding glycine--tRNA ligase subunit beta — MAELLLELLSEEIPARMQARAAEDLKRLIADGLKIIGLPFTDMRSFATSRRLALVVDGLPTVRPDVTEEKRGPRVGAPDQAIQGFLRAVGLASLDQAEKRDTGKGEFWFATVKKNGGPTAEALPGVIEFARLLSWPKSMKWGSGTAQWVRPVQSIVAVFDGKVLDGDFPIGGDMAPVKFGDTTRGHRFLSNGEIRVSSFADYQAKLRDAHVLIDATERKKIIIEGAERLCRSAQVGLKNDAALLDEVAGLVEWPVPLMGTIDAAFMDVPPEVLIVSMKTHQRYFSTEKKDGQLANRFVVVANNVAADGGRTIVDGNERVLRARLSDAKFFWDQDRKVRLEDRLLALKDVVFHAKLGSQADRVGRIARLAVEIAGLVPGAERGHVEQAALLCKADLVSGMVGEFPELQGVMGRYYALSEELPMEVAEAIGDHYAPAGPNDRCPSAPVSIAVALADKLDALVSFWAIGEQPTGSRDPFALRRAALGCIRLITETGIRVPLSQLLKTHYEHIAYRDPSVADRLIDYFNRDGRDMQEERRLISLINASTFRSYLAEGLVLDNVIKLFERTDESSMSIFDASPHVDILVDRAEDIQRMSGSSNVGNRTPRMLAQRALFTNTDAEEDLDAYKARIDAHSAKCLDSLLSFIADRLKVQMREKGVRHDIVDAVFALGGEDDLVRLLARVGAVQSFVETDAGKNLLTAYARAANIVRAEEKKDKTLLARIAGVADAALLEQAEEKAVASSLADVGRSARAALEREDFAGAMAALAGLRAPIDAFFEKVTVNVTDKPELRLNRLKLLNQIRATMDAVADFSRIEG; from the coding sequence ATGGCTGAGCTGCTCCTGGAACTTCTGTCGGAGGAGATTCCCGCGCGCATGCAGGCGCGCGCGGCTGAGGACCTCAAGCGCCTGATCGCCGACGGCCTGAAGATAATTGGACTGCCCTTTACCGACATGCGCTCCTTCGCAACATCACGGCGGCTGGCGCTCGTGGTTGATGGCTTGCCGACTGTGCGGCCCGACGTGACGGAAGAGAAACGTGGACCACGGGTTGGTGCGCCGGATCAGGCAATTCAAGGCTTTCTGAGAGCCGTAGGCCTCGCGTCGCTCGATCAGGCCGAGAAGCGTGACACCGGCAAGGGCGAGTTTTGGTTCGCTACCGTGAAGAAGAACGGTGGTCCAACCGCCGAGGCCCTGCCTGGCGTGATCGAGTTCGCCCGACTTCTGTCATGGCCGAAATCGATGAAATGGGGCAGTGGCACAGCTCAGTGGGTGCGGCCGGTGCAGTCGATCGTAGCTGTGTTCGACGGCAAAGTGCTAGATGGTGACTTCCCCATCGGCGGTGACATGGCGCCGGTGAAGTTCGGCGACACCACACGCGGCCATCGTTTCTTGAGCAACGGGGAGATCAGGGTGTCGAGCTTTGCCGACTACCAGGCCAAGCTCAGGGACGCGCATGTACTGATCGATGCGACCGAGCGTAAGAAAATCATCATCGAAGGCGCCGAGCGGCTCTGCCGGTCGGCGCAGGTGGGGCTGAAGAACGACGCGGCCCTGCTGGATGAGGTGGCCGGCCTGGTCGAGTGGCCGGTGCCGCTCATGGGTACGATCGATGCCGCCTTCATGGACGTGCCGCCGGAAGTGCTGATCGTGTCGATGAAGACGCATCAGCGTTACTTTTCGACCGAGAAGAAGGACGGCCAGCTCGCCAACCGCTTCGTGGTGGTTGCAAACAACGTCGCGGCCGACGGCGGGCGCACCATCGTCGACGGCAACGAGCGCGTCCTGCGCGCGCGTCTCAGCGACGCTAAGTTCTTCTGGGACCAGGACCGGAAGGTGCGGCTCGAAGACCGGCTGCTGGCGCTGAAGGATGTCGTCTTCCATGCCAAGCTCGGGTCGCAGGCGGATCGCGTCGGCCGGATCGCCAGGCTAGCCGTCGAGATCGCCGGCCTCGTACCGGGCGCCGAGCGCGGCCACGTCGAGCAGGCTGCGCTGCTCTGCAAGGCCGACCTGGTGAGCGGCATGGTGGGCGAGTTCCCCGAGCTGCAGGGCGTGATGGGCCGTTACTACGCGCTCAGCGAGGAGCTGCCGATGGAGGTCGCCGAGGCGATCGGCGACCACTATGCACCCGCCGGCCCGAACGACCGCTGCCCGAGCGCGCCGGTGTCGATCGCCGTGGCGCTGGCCGACAAGCTCGACGCTCTTGTTTCATTCTGGGCTATTGGTGAACAGCCGACAGGTTCTAGGGATCCGTTCGCCCTGCGTCGAGCCGCTTTAGGATGTATTCGCTTGATAACTGAGACAGGGATCAGGGTTCCTCTGTCTCAGCTTCTTAAGACGCACTATGAACACATCGCTTATCGCGATCCCTCCGTGGCCGACCGATTGATCGACTACTTCAATAGAGACGGTCGAGACATGCAGGAGGAACGTCGTCTAATTTCACTGATTAACGCATCGACGTTCAGGAGCTACTTGGCGGAAGGGCTTGTTCTGGACAATGTCATTAAGCTGTTTGAGCGTACCGATGAGTCTTCGATGAGCATATTCGATGCGTCGCCCCATGTGGATATTTTGGTTGATCGAGCTGAAGACATTCAGCGTATGTCGGGTTCTTCGAACGTAGGGAATCGAACGCCGCGAATGTTGGCGCAACGGGCGTTATTCACGAATACGGACGCCGAGGAAGACCTTGACGCCTACAAAGCTCGAATCGACGCTCATAGTGCCAAATGTCTTGATTCTTTATTGTCCTTCATCGCCGATCGCCTGAAGGTGCAGATGCGCGAGAAGGGTGTCCGGCACGACATCGTCGATGCCGTCTTCGCGCTGGGCGGCGAAGACGATCTCGTGCGCCTGCTGGCGCGCGTCGGGGCGGTGCAATCCTTCGTCGAGACCGATGCCGGCAAGAACCTGCTCACCGCCTATGCGCGGGCGGCCAACATCGTTCGTGCCGAGGAGAAGAAGGACAAGACGTTGTTGGCACGGATCGCCGGGGTCGCCGATGCCGCCCTTCTGGAGCAAGCAGAGGAGAAGGCCGTTGCCTCGTCCCTGGCCGATGTCGGACGCTCGGCAAGAGCCGCTCTGGAACGGGAGGATTTCGCCGGCGCGATGGCGGCGTTGGCGGGATTGCGTGCCCCTATCGACGCATTTTTCGAAAAGGTCACAGTGAACGTCACCGATAAGCCCGAATTGCGATTGAACAGGCTCAAACTGCTCAACCAGATACGGGCCACCATGGATGCGGTGGCGGATTTTTCTCGGATCGAGGGCTGA
- the ppdK gene encoding pyruvate, phosphate dikinase, with product MAQTTAKWVYSFGNGIAEGRAEMRDLLGGKGANLAEMSSLGLPVPPGFTVTTEVCTYFYANGNSYPGELKDQVEQALASIEKIVGARFGDPVNPLLVSVRSGARASMPGMMDTVLNLGLNDRTVLGLAKSSGDERFAWDSYRRFIQMFSNVVLDVGHHYFEEALELRKEDIGVHMDTDLKADDWRMVVGEYKKIVEKRTGKPFPQEPREQLWGAIGAVFGSWMNQRAITYRRLHSIPESWGTAVNVQAMVFGNMGDDCATGVAFTRDPSTGDNLFYGEYLVNAQGEDVVAGIRTPQHLTIEGKQAQKSDAPAMEEVMPEVFRQLAGVRETLEKHYRDMQDIEFTVQRGKLYMLQTRNGKRTAKAALKIAVDMVREGLIDRKEAVARIVPSSLDQLLHPTLDPKAPRKVIAKGLPASPGAASGKIVFSADEAEKRAHGGEKVILVRRETSPEDIHGMHAAEGILTSTGGMTSHAAVVARGMGKPCVAGAGDVRIDEPAATMTVRGTVVKGGDRITLDGATGEIMLGVVPTVQPELSGEFAELMAWADEVRRLGVRANAETPTDAAQARTFGAEGIGLCRTEHMFFDGDRILAVREMILADDEKSRRAALAKIAPMQRRDFVELFEIMAGLPVTIRLLDPPLHEFLPKTQADMEGLAKQLGLATREIEARAHKLHESNPMLGHRGVRLGISYPEIYEMQARAIFEAVAEVQKKSGKTVVPEVMIPLVATRKELDLMKAVVDQVAQEVGDQSGQKIEYLVGTMIELPRAALRAGEIAESAEFFSFGTNDLTQTTFGLSRDDSASFLEKYQQRGIFEHDPFASLDIEGVGELIEIALERGRKTRNSLKLGICGEHGGDPASVFFCHKAGLDYVSCSPYRVPIARLAAAQAALGGPLRTE from the coding sequence ATGGCTCAGACGACGGCCAAGTGGGTCTACAGTTTCGGCAACGGCATCGCCGAGGGGCGCGCCGAGATGCGCGACCTGCTGGGCGGCAAGGGTGCCAATCTCGCGGAGATGTCGAGCCTGGGATTGCCGGTGCCGCCGGGCTTCACCGTGACGACCGAGGTCTGCACTTATTTCTACGCCAACGGGAACTCCTATCCCGGCGAACTCAAGGATCAGGTCGAGCAGGCGCTGGCGTCGATCGAGAAGATCGTGGGCGCGAGGTTCGGCGACCCGGTCAATCCGCTGCTGGTGTCGGTACGCTCCGGCGCGCGCGCCTCGATGCCGGGCATGATGGACACCGTCCTCAATCTCGGCCTCAACGACCGCACTGTGCTCGGCCTCGCCAAGTCGTCGGGCGACGAGCGCTTCGCCTGGGACAGCTACCGGCGCTTCATCCAGATGTTCTCCAACGTCGTGCTCGACGTCGGCCATCACTATTTCGAGGAGGCGCTGGAGCTGCGCAAGGAGGACATCGGCGTCCACATGGACACCGATCTCAAGGCCGACGACTGGCGCATGGTGGTGGGCGAATACAAGAAGATCGTCGAGAAGCGCACCGGCAAGCCGTTTCCGCAGGAGCCGCGCGAGCAGCTCTGGGGCGCGATCGGCGCCGTGTTCGGCTCGTGGATGAACCAGCGCGCCATCACCTATCGGCGCCTGCACTCGATCCCGGAGAGCTGGGGCACCGCCGTCAACGTCCAGGCGATGGTGTTCGGCAACATGGGCGACGATTGCGCCACCGGCGTCGCCTTCACGCGCGATCCGTCGACGGGAGACAATCTGTTCTACGGCGAGTACCTCGTGAACGCCCAGGGGGAGGACGTCGTGGCGGGCATCCGCACGCCGCAGCACCTCACGATCGAGGGCAAGCAGGCGCAGAAGTCCGACGCGCCGGCCATGGAAGAGGTAATGCCCGAGGTCTTCAGGCAACTCGCCGGCGTGCGCGAGACGCTGGAGAAGCACTATCGCGACATGCAGGACATCGAGTTCACCGTGCAGCGCGGCAAGCTCTACATGCTGCAGACGCGCAACGGCAAGCGCACCGCCAAGGCCGCGCTCAAGATCGCCGTCGACATGGTGCGCGAGGGACTGATCGACAGGAAGGAGGCGGTTGCACGCATCGTGCCGTCGAGCCTCGACCAGCTTCTTCATCCGACGCTCGATCCGAAAGCGCCGCGCAAGGTGATCGCCAAGGGTCTGCCGGCGTCGCCGGGCGCAGCGTCGGGCAAGATCGTGTTCTCGGCCGACGAGGCGGAGAAGCGTGCACATGGCGGCGAGAAGGTCATCCTGGTGCGCCGCGAGACGAGCCCCGAGGACATCCACGGCATGCACGCGGCCGAGGGCATCCTGACCTCGACCGGCGGCATGACCAGCCATGCCGCCGTGGTGGCGCGCGGCATGGGCAAGCCGTGCGTCGCGGGCGCCGGCGACGTGCGCATCGACGAGCCGGCCGCGACGATGACGGTGCGCGGAACGGTGGTGAAGGGCGGCGACCGGATCACGCTCGACGGCGCCACCGGAGAGATCATGCTGGGCGTGGTGCCGACGGTGCAGCCCGAGTTGAGCGGCGAATTCGCGGAGCTGATGGCGTGGGCCGACGAGGTGCGCAGGCTCGGCGTGCGCGCCAACGCCGAGACGCCGACCGACGCGGCACAGGCGCGCACGTTCGGCGCCGAGGGCATCGGACTGTGCCGCACGGAGCACATGTTCTTCGACGGCGACCGCATCCTGGCGGTGCGCGAGATGATCCTGGCCGACGACGAGAAGAGCCGGCGCGCCGCGCTCGCCAAGATCGCGCCCATGCAGCGCCGGGACTTCGTCGAGCTGTTCGAGATCATGGCCGGCCTGCCGGTGACGATCCGCCTGCTCGATCCGCCGCTGCACGAGTTCCTGCCCAAGACCCAGGCTGACATGGAGGGGCTGGCCAAGCAGCTGGGTCTGGCGACGCGCGAGATCGAGGCGCGCGCCCACAAGCTGCACGAATCGAACCCCATGCTCGGCCATCGCGGCGTCCGGCTCGGCATCTCCTATCCCGAGATCTACGAGATGCAGGCGCGCGCCATCTTCGAGGCGGTCGCCGAGGTCCAGAAGAAGAGCGGCAAGACGGTGGTGCCCGAGGTCATGATCCCGCTGGTCGCCACCCGCAAGGAGCTCGACCTGATGAAGGCCGTGGTCGATCAGGTTGCCCAGGAGGTTGGCGACCAGTCGGGCCAGAAGATCGAGTACCTCGTCGGCACCATGATCGAGCTGCCGCGCGCGGCGTTGCGTGCCGGCGAGATCGCGGAATCGGCCGAGTTCTTCTCCTTCGGCACCAACGACCTGACGCAGACCACCTTCGGGCTGAGCCGCGACGATTCGGCGTCGTTCCTCGAGAAGTACCAGCAGCGCGGTATCTTCGAGCACGATCCGTTCGCGTCGCTCGACATCGAGGGCGTAGGCGAGCTGATCGAGATCGCGCTCGAGCGCGGCCGCAAGACCCGCAACAGCCTGAAGCTCGGCATCTGCGGCGAGCATGGCGGCGACCCGGCCTCGGTCTTCTTCTGCCACAAGGCCGGGCTCGACTACGTCTCGTGCTCGCCCTACCGCGTGCCCATCGCGCGGCTGGCGGCGGCGCAGGCGGCGCTGGGCGGGCCGCTCAGGACGGAATGA
- a CDS encoding ATP/GTP-binding protein translates to MNLDALRPVAEGGGGKRALAAALAGLERDPESETALALLDAAWRGARAHVVGVTGPPGVGKSSLCAALVASWRRDGRSVGVIAVDPSSRTSGGALLGDRVRIAHDAADDGSFVRSMAARERLGGLADQTLAAMVVMRAVFDRVLIETVGVGQSETDVAGVADTVVFCVQPGSGDSLQFMKAGIVEIPHLVVVTKSDLGAAAERARADVAGALSLASAGGDDWPVRVLAASSRGGAGIDRLMVALEEHRMHLSTEGRLEITRHRQSEGWVREALRERFGRRGLARLDRLGLDASLPPGVQPFGHLRALSAALEEAR, encoded by the coding sequence ATGAACCTCGACGCGCTCCGGCCCGTCGCCGAGGGCGGAGGCGGCAAGCGCGCGCTCGCCGCGGCGCTCGCCGGCCTCGAGCGCGATCCCGAAAGCGAGACGGCGCTGGCACTGCTCGACGCAGCGTGGCGCGGGGCGCGCGCGCATGTGGTGGGCGTCACCGGTCCGCCGGGCGTCGGCAAGTCGTCGCTTTGCGCGGCCCTGGTCGCGTCGTGGCGCCGCGACGGCCGGTCGGTCGGCGTGATCGCGGTCGATCCGTCGTCGCGGACGAGCGGCGGCGCGCTGCTGGGCGATCGCGTGCGGATCGCCCACGACGCGGCCGACGACGGCAGCTTCGTGCGCTCGATGGCGGCGCGCGAACGGCTCGGCGGGCTCGCCGACCAGACGCTGGCGGCGATGGTGGTGATGCGTGCCGTCTTCGACCGCGTGCTGATCGAGACGGTCGGTGTCGGCCAGTCCGAGACCGACGTGGCAGGCGTGGCCGACACCGTCGTCTTCTGCGTCCAGCCCGGATCGGGTGATTCGCTGCAGTTCATGAAGGCGGGCATCGTCGAGATCCCGCATCTCGTCGTCGTGACCAAGAGCGATCTCGGCGCCGCGGCGGAACGGGCGCGCGCCGACGTGGCGGGGGCGCTGTCGCTGGCGTCGGCCGGCGGCGACGATTGGCCGGTGCGCGTGCTCGCCGCCTCCTCGCGCGGCGGCGCGGGAATCGATCGGCTCATGGTGGCATTGGAAGAGCATCGTATGCACCTGTCGACGGAGGGCCGCCTCGAGATCACCCGCCATCGCCAGAGCGAGGGCTGGGTGCGCGAGGCGCTGCGCGAGCGGTTCGGCCGGCGCGGGCTTGCGCGCCTCGACAGGCTCGGTTTGGATGCGTCGCTGCCGCCTGGCGTCCAGCCGTTCGGGCACCTGCGCGCCCTGTCGGCGGCCCTGGAGGAAGCACGATGA
- a CDS encoding HIT family protein, with product MTHPTDSNCIFCKIVAGQIPCFKLFEDADTIAFMDINPVNPGHSLAVAKGHWPTVDVIPPDVLAATARAAQRVAKAVVSELKPAGVNLIQANGPGAGQSVPHLHFHILPRRQGDNLAFNWEYRPGDKAEVEAIYKRLKAVLP from the coding sequence ATGACTCACCCGACCGATTCCAACTGCATCTTCTGCAAGATCGTCGCCGGGCAGATCCCGTGCTTCAAGCTGTTCGAGGATGCCGACACCATCGCCTTCATGGACATCAATCCGGTCAACCCCGGCCATTCGCTGGCGGTCGCCAAGGGCCATTGGCCGACGGTCGACGTCATTCCGCCCGACGTGCTGGCGGCCACAGCGCGCGCGGCGCAGCGCGTCGCCAAGGCGGTCGTCAGCGAGCTGAAGCCCGCGGGCGTGAACCTGATCCAGGCCAACGGCCCGGGAGCGGGGCAGAGCGTGCCGCACCTGCACTTCCACATCCTACCGCGCCGGCAGGGCGACAATCTCGCCTTCAACTGGGAATACAGGCCCGGCGACAAGGCCGAGGTCGAGGCGATCT